A genomic window from Bacteroidota bacterium includes:
- a CDS encoding metal ABC transporter ATP-binding protein, whose translation MIPAIEVHDVTVSYNRKPALWGIDFEVPEGKLVGIIGPNGAGKSTMIKAMMDLNSLDSGYVKLFGKNINEVRDRVAYVPQRGSVDWDFPASVLDVVLMGRYGKKGLFKRINKADKAMAMECLEKVNMQQYINRQISQLSGGQQQRVFIARSLAQEADLYFMDEPFAGIDATTEKTIFDLLLKMRAEGKTILVVHHDLQSAYEYFDWIILLNTQLIASGPKEKIFVPEFLQKTYGGKIDLLTKVGEMLSELQVPPREK comes from the coding sequence ATGATACCGGCAATTGAAGTACATGACGTAACGGTTTCTTACAATCGGAAACCTGCTTTGTGGGGAATCGATTTTGAAGTGCCGGAAGGCAAACTCGTTGGCATAATTGGGCCAAATGGTGCCGGAAAATCCACTATGATTAAAGCCATGATGGATTTAAATAGTCTTGATAGCGGATACGTAAAATTATTTGGTAAAAATATTAATGAAGTGCGCGACCGAGTTGCTTATGTGCCACAGCGTGGTAGTGTAGACTGGGATTTTCCTGCAAGTGTGCTCGATGTTGTATTAATGGGTCGTTATGGGAAAAAAGGATTGTTCAAACGCATAAACAAAGCTGATAAAGCAATGGCGATGGAATGTCTGGAAAAGGTAAATATGCAACAATATATTAACCGACAAATTTCACAACTTTCAGGTGGTCAACAGCAGCGTGTATTTATTGCAAGAAGTCTGGCGCAGGAAGCAGATTTATATTTTATGGATGAACCATTTGCGGGAATTGATGCGACTACCGAAAAAACAATTTTTGATTTACTGTTAAAAATGCGCGCAGAAGGGAAAACAATATTAGTTGTACATCACGATTTACAAAGTGCGTATGAATATTTCGACTGGATTATTTTATTAAACACACAATTAATTGCCAGCGGTCCGAAAGAAAAAATATTTGTTCCCGAGTTTTTACAAAAAACGTATGGCGGAAAAATTGATTTATTAACTAAAGTTGGTGAAATGTTAAGCGAATTGCAGGTTCCACCACGTGAAAAATAA
- a CDS encoding zinc ABC transporter substrate-binding protein, translating to MKGMRQLVYVIATLLILGSCKQETAKTGTTLNIVTTTGMIGDAVKNIVGEKANVTTLMGPGVDPHLYKATQGDLNALRAADIVFYNGVHLEGKMQEVFDRLAESKKVYPVAAGIPEEKLRTVAQVNGVKTHDPHVWFDVQLWILCVREIGNKMSTADPDNAKFYQEQTTKYITQLEELDKYVREKMQSIPEANRILITSHDAFGYYGAAYGIKVKGLQGISTAAEFGLKDITDMVNMIIADKIKAVFVESSVSQKSIQAVVEGCNQKNHPVKTGGTLYSDAMGAAGTDEGNYIGMVKHNANVMYEALK from the coding sequence ATGAAAGGCATGAGACAACTCGTATATGTAATTGCAACCTTGCTGATTTTAGGCTCCTGCAAGCAGGAAACGGCTAAAACGGGCACAACACTCAACATAGTTACCACAACCGGTATGATTGGCGATGCGGTAAAAAATATTGTTGGTGAAAAAGCCAATGTGACTACCCTGATGGGTCCCGGTGTGGATCCACACTTGTATAAGGCAACGCAGGGCGATTTAAATGCTTTGCGCGCAGCTGATATTGTTTTTTATAACGGCGTGCACCTTGAAGGTAAAATGCAGGAGGTTTTTGACCGATTGGCAGAAAGTAAAAAAGTGTACCCGGTGGCAGCGGGAATACCTGAAGAAAAATTACGTACGGTTGCACAGGTGAATGGCGTTAAAACTCATGACCCTCACGTTTGGTTTGATGTGCAACTTTGGATATTGTGTGTGCGTGAAATTGGTAACAAAATGAGTACTGCCGATCCTGATAATGCAAAATTTTATCAGGAGCAGACAACAAAATACATAACACAATTGGAAGAACTGGATAAATACGTACGCGAAAAAATGCAGTCCATACCGGAAGCCAACAGAATATTAATTACTTCACACGATGCCTTTGGTTATTATGGTGCAGCTTATGGAATAAAAGTGAAAGGACTGCAGGGAATATCTACTGCTGCGGAGTTTGGATTAAAAGATATTACTGACATGGTTAATATGATTATTGCTGATAAAATAAAAGCGGTATTTGTTGAAAGTAGTGTGAGTCAAAAAAGTATTCAGGCTGTTGTTGAGGGATGTAATCAAAAAAATCATCCGGTTAAAACAGGTGGTACATTATATAGTGATGCAATGGGGGCAGCCGGCACTGATGAAGGTAATTATATCGGCATGGTAAAACACAATGCCAATGTGATGTATGAAGCATTAAAATAA
- the smpB gene encoding SsrA-binding protein SmpB has product MKPAELNIRNKRATFEYEIIDRYTAGIVLRGSEIKSVREGHASINEAYCMFKEGELWVKSLNISEYKQATVWQHEPLRMRKLLLSKKELNKLLAKVKERGYTIVPLKMFLNDRGFAKLEIALARGKKTHDKRNSIKAKDEKRDLDRSLRNYK; this is encoded by the coding sequence ATGAAACCTGCCGAATTAAATATCAGAAATAAACGAGCCACCTTCGAATACGAAATTATCGACAGGTATACAGCAGGTATTGTTTTGCGTGGCAGCGAAATAAAAAGTGTACGCGAAGGCCATGCAAGTATCAATGAAGCGTATTGTATGTTTAAAGAAGGAGAGTTGTGGGTAAAAAGCCTCAACATATCTGAATATAAACAAGCAACAGTTTGGCAACATGAACCTTTGCGCATGCGTAAATTATTGCTGAGTAAAAAAGAGTTAAATAAATTATTAGCAAAGGTGAAAGAGCGCGGCTACACTATTGTTCCGCTGAAAATGTTTTTAAACGACCGCGGCTTTGCAAAACTCGAAATAGCCCTCGCGCGTGGTAAAAAAACACACGATAAACGCAATTCCATTAAGGCTAAAGACGAAAAAAGGGATCTTGACAGATCCCTTAGAAATTATAAATAA
- a CDS encoding protein-L-isoaspartate(D-aspartate) O-methyltransferase: protein MRQKLVEILRGKGISDERVLSAINAIPRHAFMDAAFLEHAYEDKAFQIGEGQTISQPYTVAYMSEWLELEPGMKVLEVGTGSGYQASVLAEMGAKVYTIERFRKLHEKAKQQLYILGYTGVKMYFGDGYEGIPTHAPYDRIIITAAAKEIPQQLLKQLKVGGIIVLPLGNDADQMMVKMTKTGENDFRKEVGDNFKFVPMLPGKIF, encoded by the coding sequence ATGCGGCAAAAATTGGTGGAGATTTTGCGCGGGAAAGGAATATCGGATGAACGGGTACTTTCGGCAATAAATGCCATTCCGCGACATGCGTTTATGGATGCAGCCTTTTTGGAGCATGCTTATGAGGACAAAGCATTTCAAATCGGAGAAGGACAAACGATTAGTCAGCCCTATACCGTTGCTTATATGAGCGAATGGTTAGAACTGGAACCCGGCATGAAAGTGTTGGAAGTGGGGACAGGAAGCGGTTACCAGGCATCGGTTTTAGCTGAAATGGGTGCCAAAGTTTATACGATTGAGCGTTTTCGGAAATTACATGAAAAGGCTAAACAACAATTATACATTTTGGGATATACAGGCGTAAAAATGTATTTCGGCGATGGTTATGAGGGCATTCCCACACATGCGCCTTACGACAGAATTATAATAACGGCAGCAGCCAAGGAGATACCACAGCAGTTGCTGAAACAGCTTAAAGTAGGTGGTATTATCGTTTTACCATTGGGGAATGACGCCGATCAGATGATGGTAAAAATGACCAAAACCGGGGAAAATGACTTCAGAAAAGAAGTAGGTGATAATTTCAAATTTGTGCCTATGTTACCCGGTAAAATTTTCTGA
- a CDS encoding alpha/beta hydrolase, which produces MKLLKKIILPVLICVTTIVSGQQKLGLNAQRTYDVTPADYGLVFDTLRISTDDGASLFGWHLYPGEKNDKSSKKSVIISHDGNMNMANSLEQAGKFLGLGYHVFMYDYRGFGKSSDFNVSPKFYIYQQFATDLTAVIEYVKKYHALFSIDLYGYGIGGGLSLGVGANNLKVHNVIADNPYTTFETVQNRYEQKSGTRIMMPIGYNVTLLEPKMALIDKGDHLRGILLIIGEQGNIMTQADMLELQAMKKKVTTIYTVKGVDNDKNFSSNRDEYFKQIKAFYEKVGE; this is translated from the coding sequence ATGAAGTTGCTTAAAAAAATCATTTTACCGGTGCTCATTTGTGTTACTACAATAGTAAGCGGACAACAAAAATTGGGCTTAAATGCACAACGCACTTATGATGTAACACCTGCAGATTACGGTCTGGTTTTCGATACCTTACGTATTTCTACCGACGATGGTGCAAGCCTTTTTGGATGGCATTTATATCCCGGTGAAAAAAATGATAAATCCTCAAAAAAATCAGTAATTATTAGTCACGACGGTAACATGAATATGGCAAACAGCCTCGAACAGGCAGGTAAATTCCTGGGTTTAGGCTATCATGTTTTTATGTATGATTACCGCGGTTTCGGAAAAAGCTCAGATTTTAATGTGAGCCCGAAATTTTACATCTATCAGCAATTTGCTACCGATTTAACTGCAGTTATTGAATATGTAAAAAAATATCACGCGTTATTTTCTATCGATTTATATGGCTACGGCATTGGTGGTGGTTTATCTTTAGGTGTTGGTGCAAATAATTTAAAAGTGCACAACGTAATTGCAGATAACCCTTATACCACTTTCGAAACAGTTCAAAATCGTTACGAACAAAAATCAGGCACCAGAATTATGATGCCAATCGGTTACAACGTAACATTATTGGAACCTAAAATGGCTTTAATCGACAAAGGTGATCACCTCCGCGGCATTTTGTTAATTATTGGCGAACAGGGCAATATCATGACCCAGGCTGATATGCTCGAATTACAGGCTATGAAGAAAAAAGTTACTACCATCTACACCGTTAAAGGCGTAGATAACGACAAAAACTTCAGCAGCAACCGCGATGAATACTTCAAACAAATAAAAGCCTTCTACGAAAAAGTAGGCGAATAA
- a CDS encoding phosphoglucomutase/phosphomannomutase family protein, which translates to MINIKFGTDGWRAIIAQEFTTDNVARVAKATADWINQISDKPAVVIGHDCRFAGELFAEVTAKVCCEQGLTVYIAKGFVSTPMVSYGAFVLKTAAGVVITASHNPPAYNGFKLKSGYGGPTIPEDIALVESMIPETHAIPTTSLKEYEAQGKLHWVDLEQMYFDHVTKSFDLPAINNSGIRLGYDAMYGAGQRVAQRILTNMSVLHCDDNPGFKGQAPEPIHRNLLELSNLIKNDPSLQCGLANDGDADRIGMYDGEGNFVDSHHIILLLIHYLHKYKGYTGKVVIAFSVSEKVKRLCEHYNLDYEVTKIGFKYICGKMVVEDVLLGGEESGGIAVKGHVPERDGIWCGLLLLEFMAKTEKTLIQLIEEVYAITGSFFFDRNDLHLTEALKTTIIDNCKNNKYSSFGNYTVQKMEDVDGFKFHLNDTSWVMIRASGTEPLLRVYAESPNQTETENILATVKKVLLG; encoded by the coding sequence ATGATCAACATCAAATTCGGAACCGACGGCTGGAGAGCCATTATTGCGCAGGAATTTACAACTGATAACGTAGCTCGTGTTGCTAAAGCAACTGCTGATTGGATCAATCAGATTTCCGATAAACCGGCTGTGGTAATTGGTCACGACTGTCGCTTTGCCGGCGAATTATTTGCAGAGGTTACTGCTAAGGTTTGTTGCGAACAGGGACTCACCGTTTATATCGCAAAAGGATTTGTTTCCACGCCAATGGTGAGCTATGGTGCATTTGTTTTGAAAACAGCTGCCGGTGTTGTTATTACAGCATCACATAATCCGCCTGCTTACAATGGATTTAAATTAAAAAGTGGTTATGGCGGACCAACAATTCCGGAAGATATTGCTTTAGTGGAAAGTATGATTCCTGAAACACACGCAATTCCAACAACATCGTTAAAAGAATACGAAGCGCAAGGTAAATTACATTGGGTTGATTTAGAACAAATGTATTTTGATCATGTGACAAAAAGTTTTGATTTACCTGCAATAAATAATTCAGGTATTCGCCTTGGTTACGATGCCATGTATGGCGCCGGTCAGCGTGTTGCACAGCGTATACTAACAAATATGAGTGTGTTACATTGCGATGATAACCCGGGATTTAAAGGTCAGGCACCTGAACCGATTCACCGCAATTTATTAGAGCTAAGTAATTTAATTAAAAATGATCCATCACTGCAATGTGGTTTAGCAAACGATGGTGATGCTGATAGAATTGGCATGTATGATGGTGAAGGTAATTTTGTTGATTCACATCATATTATTTTATTATTAATTCATTATTTACATAAATACAAAGGTTACACCGGTAAAGTAGTAATTGCATTCAGCGTAAGTGAAAAAGTTAAACGTTTGTGCGAACACTACAATCTTGATTATGAAGTAACCAAAATCGGATTTAAATATATCTGCGGAAAAATGGTTGTGGAAGATGTTTTATTGGGTGGAGAGGAGAGTGGTGGTATTGCTGTAAAAGGCCACGTACCTGAACGCGACGGCATTTGGTGCGGATTATTATTACTCGAATTTATGGCTAAAACCGAAAAAACACTGATACAATTAATTGAAGAGGTGTATGCAATAACCGGTAGTTTCTTCTTCGACAGAAACGATTTACATTTAACCGAAGCATTAAAAACTACAATTATCGATAATTGTAAAAATAATAAATACAGCAGTTTCGGAAATTATACTGTTCAAAAAATGGAAGATGTTGACGGATTTAAATTCCATTTAAATGATACCAGTTGGGTTATGATTCGTGCAAGCGGAACGGAACCATTATTACGTGTTTATGCCGAATCACCGAATCAAACCGAAACGGAAAATATTCTGGCTACCGTTAAAAAAGTATTATTAGGATAA
- a CDS encoding DUF2279 domain-containing protein: MLRKQKSNSIKSNFRIFLLGGLLCIASIKNSALHAQTAADSTFSLKEFVTPADTFSGKRLGLILGTETVLYTGATIALYQYWYKDYPLSDFHLFNDNGEWLQYDKMGHFYTTYFETNITTGFYKWTGMEENKAYLAGALTSSVLQLTIEVFDGFSDKWGFSIGDFTANTLGASLSAGQNFLWDEQRIKVKFSSHYEDYSGYDQTVQDRAANLFGTTGPEKVLKDYNGQTTWLSVNPSMFMREDTRFPKWLMVSAGYSVAGLLGGYENQWCTDPLMRPEDCPPEDLIDYSNIDRYRQYYLSLDVDLTQIPTNSPYLKMLFEVLNIVKFPAPALEFNQNHGVKFKPLYF, from the coding sequence ATGTTGCGTAAACAAAAAAGTAATTCAATAAAATCAAATTTCCGTATTTTTTTATTGGGGGGATTATTATGTATCGCAAGTATTAAAAATAGTGCATTACATGCGCAAACTGCAGCCGACAGCACATTTAGCCTAAAGGAATTCGTAACTCCGGCGGATACATTTTCCGGTAAACGATTGGGATTAATTCTGGGAACAGAAACGGTATTATATACCGGAGCAACAATTGCATTATATCAATACTGGTATAAAGATTATCCTTTATCTGATTTTCATTTATTTAATGATAATGGTGAATGGTTACAGTACGATAAAATGGGCCATTTTTATACTACCTATTTTGAAACAAATATTACCACCGGTTTTTATAAATGGACCGGCATGGAAGAAAATAAAGCTTATCTGGCCGGCGCATTAACATCATCGGTATTACAATTAACCATCGAAGTATTTGACGGGTTTTCAGATAAATGGGGATTTTCCATCGGCGATTTTACAGCAAATACTTTGGGTGCATCTTTAAGTGCTGGACAAAATTTTTTGTGGGATGAACAACGTATTAAAGTAAAATTTTCATCGCATTATGAAGATTATTCCGGCTATGATCAAACTGTTCAGGATCGTGCTGCAAATTTATTCGGCACAACAGGCCCTGAAAAAGTATTAAAAGATTACAACGGACAAACCACATGGCTCAGCGTAAATCCATCCATGTTTATGCGTGAAGATACCCGTTTCCCAAAATGGTTAATGGTATCAGCAGGTTACAGTGTTGCAGGTTTATTAGGTGGTTACGAAAATCAGTGGTGCACCGACCCGCTCATGCGCCCCGAAGATTGTCCGCCCGAAGATTTAATTGATTACAGCAATATCGACCGTTATCGTCAATATTATTTATCGCTTGATGTTGACCTCACACAAATTCCAACTAACTCTCCCTATTTAAAAATGTTATTCGAAGTGCTCAACATTGTGAAGTTTCCGGCGCCGGCGCTTGAGTTTAATCAAAATCATGGGGTGAAGTTTAAGCCACTCTATTTTTAA
- a CDS encoding methyltransferase domain-containing protein: protein MKKTIKWSLAQKAELKWWENYLKGKDVDNYHVWKRAYWQKLLDLIEPVCPPKPGMDVLDAGCGPAGIFMNLAQCNVDAVDPLVDEYEKNLPHFKRSNYPYTTFYSLPLEKYVANKQYDIIYCMNAINHVADINFSYDLLAKMVKPGGKLVVTIDAHNHNFFKHLFRTIPGDILHPHQYDLKEYERFLTDRGFAMLKTDKLKHEFFFDHYMQVGTRTP from the coding sequence ATGAAAAAAACGATAAAGTGGAGTCTGGCTCAAAAGGCTGAATTAAAATGGTGGGAAAACTATCTTAAGGGCAAAGATGTCGATAATTACCATGTCTGGAAACGGGCATATTGGCAAAAACTACTCGATTTGATCGAACCTGTTTGTCCCCCAAAACCCGGAATGGATGTATTAGACGCCGGTTGCGGACCTGCAGGTATTTTTATGAATTTAGCACAATGTAATGTAGATGCGGTTGACCCTTTGGTAGATGAATATGAAAAAAATCTTCCACATTTTAAACGCAGCAATTATCCGTATACTACCTTTTATAGTTTACCACTTGAAAAATATGTTGCCAATAAACAATACGATATTATTTATTGTATGAATGCAATTAACCATGTTGCTGATATTAATTTCAGTTATGATTTATTGGCAAAAATGGTAAAACCGGGCGGTAAATTAGTGGTTACAATTGATGCACATAATCATAATTTTTTCAAACATCTATTCAGAACAATTCCCGGTGATATTTTACACCCACATCAATATGATTTAAAAGAATATGAACGATTTTTAACTGACAGAGGATTTGCAATGTTAAAAACGGACAAGCTGAAGCATGAATTCTTTTTTGATCACTACATGCAAGTGGGAACGCGGACCCCGTGA
- a CDS encoding Smr/MutS family protein, with product MKIPVGTAVVILESGETGIIAYYDGNTAFIDVDGDTVQAHAKDIEPVASFGKAPVKQINTDTPKKFDSIEEGLLIQFAAVRNMAGELTRFDLSLVNNTPSNILFEYQFHVFGASPITIRKELNSAATIKLHEFKRDQLNDAPMFVVNCWLKTETGGTKPSVTKEIKLKAKQYFAKIDSPEFKQQDKFVLEVAKEIEPKVKKVPIVEVEKDDFFFEKKKIPAQHELIVKAEMPDFIDLHAENFLSGYQQMEANDILFRQISHFKNFLEKAIRYNLHKIYVVHGIGKGVLKTEIEKVLKKYPEVSSYNNDFHARFGFGATEIFLD from the coding sequence ATGAAAATACCTGTTGGAACAGCGGTGGTAATTCTCGAAAGCGGGGAAACAGGCATAATTGCATATTATGATGGCAATACGGCATTCATTGATGTGGATGGCGATACTGTGCAGGCCCATGCTAAAGATATTGAGCCGGTTGCCAGTTTCGGAAAAGCACCTGTCAAACAAATAAATACCGATACACCAAAAAAATTCGACAGTATTGAAGAAGGTTTGCTCATTCAATTTGCAGCTGTCAGAAATATGGCCGGCGAACTTACGCGATTCGATTTGTCGTTAGTAAACAATACTCCATCCAATATATTATTTGAATATCAGTTTCATGTTTTTGGCGCATCACCAATTACCATAAGAAAAGAGCTGAATAGTGCAGCAACAATTAAACTGCATGAATTTAAAAGAGACCAGTTAAATGATGCCCCCATGTTTGTAGTTAATTGCTGGTTAAAAACAGAAACGGGTGGAACCAAACCTTCCGTAACAAAAGAAATAAAATTAAAAGCAAAACAATATTTTGCAAAAATTGATAGTCCGGAATTTAAGCAGCAGGATAAATTTGTTTTAGAAGTAGCAAAAGAAATTGAACCCAAAGTAAAAAAGGTACCCATTGTTGAAGTAGAAAAAGATGATTTCTTTTTTGAAAAGAAAAAAATTCCGGCTCAACACGAATTAATTGTTAAAGCAGAAATGCCGGATTTTATCGATTTACACGCTGAAAACTTTTTATCAGGCTATCAACAAATGGAAGCAAACGATATTTTATTTCGACAAATTAGCCACTTCAAAAACTTCTTAGAAAAAGCCATTCGATATAATCTCCATAAAATTTATGTTGTGCATGGTATCGGTAAAGGGGTATTAAAAACAGAAATTGAAAAGGTGTTAAAAAAATATCCTGAAGTAAGTTCTTATAATAATGATTTCCATGCCCGATTCGGCTTTGGTGCTACAGAAATATTTTTGGATTAA
- a CDS encoding toxin-antitoxin system YwqK family antitoxin, with translation MVVLQNDIMVQDGCWIGKNKTGKWYNYSPTGLLINLAEYDNGVKSGIYMEFDKGGALVVQEAYKNDKLDGEQKKYAFGPGGRILKSSYSYTNGNYNGTCTEYADNGLIRSQIQYKDGKKHGITKWYYTNGKIAMMQTYSNDMLNGPQKVYNQQGGVSSEGDYAQNMKSGIWSEFYDNGKLKSQGAYKADVKTGIWKYYDENGTVIKTETF, from the coding sequence GTGGTGGTATTACAAAATGATATTATGGTGCAGGATGGTTGCTGGATTGGAAAAAATAAAACAGGAAAATGGTATAATTATTCACCTACCGGATTACTCATCAATTTAGCTGAATATGATAACGGTGTTAAATCCGGTATATACATGGAATTCGATAAAGGTGGTGCATTAGTTGTTCAGGAGGCATATAAAAATGATAAATTGGATGGCGAACAAAAAAAATATGCTTTTGGTCCCGGTGGCAGAATTTTAAAAAGCAGTTATTCCTATACAAATGGAAATTATAACGGCACCTGTACCGAATATGCAGATAATGGATTAATCCGCTCTCAAATTCAATATAAAGACGGTAAAAAACATGGTATCACGAAGTGGTATTATACCAATGGAAAAATAGCCATGATGCAAACCTACAGCAATGATATGCTCAACGGCCCGCAAAAAGTTTATAATCAGCAGGGAGGCGTTAGCAGCGAAGGAGATTATGCCCAAAATATGAAATCCGGCATCTGGAGCGAGTTTTATGATAACGGTAAACTGAAATCGCAAGGCGCTTATAAGGCAGATGTTAAAACCGGTATCTGGAAATATTATGATGAAAATGGTACTGTAATAAAGACAGAAACTTTCTGA
- a CDS encoding sigma-54-dependent Fis family transcriptional regulator yields MANILLIDDEKSIRKTLKEILEYEGYVVDEAGDGAEGLRMIQEGDYDIALCDIKMPKMDGMEVLEKAQISNPDVPFIMISGHGTLETAVEAVKKGAFDYVAKPPDLNRLLITIRNALDKSNLITETKVLKRKVTKTREIIGDSPAIQKIKETIERVAPTDARVLITGDNGTGKELVARWIHEKSNRANGPLIEVNCAAIPSELIESELFGHEKGAFTSAIKQRIGKFESANGGTLFLDEIGDMSQSAQAKVLRALQENKITRVGGDKEIPVDVRVVAATNKDLIKEVENNTFRLDLYHRLSVILIHVPSLNDRTDDIPLLSERFVKEICEDYGVPKKVITPKAMMEIMNINFTGNIRELRNVIERLVILSEQKITEEDVINYAQSPKSGGSPKDLYERFEKFQDFKDHIEKEFILHRLNKNAWNVSKTAEELDIQRSHLYNKIEKYNLKRD; encoded by the coding sequence ATGGCTAACATTTTATTAATTGATGACGAAAAAAGCATCAGAAAAACCCTCAAGGAAATACTTGAATATGAGGGTTATGTAGTAGACGAGGCCGGCGATGGTGCCGAAGGCCTTCGTATGATTCAGGAAGGTGATTATGATATCGCCCTTTGTGATATTAAAATGCCAAAAATGGATGGCATGGAAGTGCTCGAAAAAGCACAAATCAGCAATCCTGATGTGCCTTTTATCATGATTTCCGGTCACGGCACTTTAGAAACTGCTGTTGAAGCGGTAAAAAAAGGCGCTTTTGATTATGTGGCAAAACCACCTGATTTAAATCGACTTCTCATTACCATTCGCAATGCGCTCGATAAATCGAATTTAATTACTGAAACAAAAGTATTAAAGCGCAAGGTTACCAAAACCCGCGAAATAATTGGCGATTCACCGGCTATTCAAAAAATAAAAGAAACTATTGAACGTGTTGCCCCAACCGATGCCCGCGTATTAATTACCGGCGATAACGGAACAGGTAAAGAACTGGTTGCGCGTTGGATTCACGAAAAAAGTAATCGTGCAAATGGCCCTTTAATTGAAGTAAACTGCGCTGCAATTCCAAGCGAATTAATTGAAAGCGAATTATTCGGTCACGAAAAAGGGGCATTCACCTCTGCCATCAAACAACGTATCGGAAAATTTGAATCTGCTAATGGCGGAACATTGTTTTTAGACGAAATTGGCGACATGAGCCAAAGTGCACAGGCAAAGGTATTACGTGCATTACAGGAAAATAAAATCACCCGCGTTGGTGGCGATAAAGAAATTCCGGTTGATGTTCGTGTTGTTGCTGCAACCAATAAAGATTTAATTAAAGAAGTGGAAAATAATACTTTCCGCCTCGATTTATATCACCGCTTGAGTGTAATCCTCATTCATGTTCCTTCGCTTAACGACAGAACTGATGATATCCCATTATTATCAGAACGTTTTGTAAAAGAAATTTGTGAAGATTATGGTGTGCCGAAAAAAGTAATTACACCAAAAGCCATGATGGAAATTATGAATATCAACTTCACCGGAAATATCCGTGAGTTGCGTAACGTAATTGAACGTCTGGTAATTTTAAGCGAACAAAAAATTACGGAAGAAGATGTAATTAATTATGCGCAATCACCAAAAAGTGGTGGCAGTCCGAAAGATTTATACGAACGTTTCGAAAAATTCCAGGATTTTAAAGACCATATCGAAAAAGAATTTATTTTACATCGCTTAAATAAAAATGCCTGGAACGTTTCCAAAACTGCTGAAGAACTCGATATTCAACGCAGTCACCTGTATAATAAAATTGAAAAATATAACCTTAAACGCGACTAA
- a CDS encoding STAS domain-containing protein: MKFTVDKKERYCIFKLDEPKLDSIISANLKSELVILNQEGFRNIICDLSDVNFIDSSGLSALLIGHRLCKESNGTFVLTGCGDSTVKLIKISQLDTILNVVPTESEATDFILMEEIEREIGEE; the protein is encoded by the coding sequence ATGAAGTTTACAGTAGACAAAAAAGAGCGTTATTGCATTTTTAAGCTAGATGAGCCTAAATTGGACTCTATTATATCAGCCAACCTGAAAAGTGAGCTTGTAATCCTTAACCAGGAAGGGTTTCGCAACATTATTTGCGACCTGAGCGACGTTAATTTTATCGATTCTTCCGGGTTGAGTGCCCTATTAATTGGTCACCGCCTTTGTAAAGAGTCGAATGGCACCTTTGTGTTGACCGGCTGTGGCGACTCTACCGTGAAGCTGATCAAGATATCGCAACTGGATACCATTTTGAATGTGGTGCCTACCGAAAGTGAGGCTACAGACTTCATTTTAATGGAAGAAATTGAACGCGAAATAGGCGAAGAATAA